The following are encoded in a window of Thermodesulfobacterium geofontis OPF15 genomic DNA:
- a CDS encoding CvpA family protein, whose amino-acid sequence MIWFDYFALGFLAYFVIRGFLSGFVRVIFSFIGMIVAFFYSGWLSLKISPYVGALTTSHPKVLPVLSFIVAFLLIYFSFVILGFIILSILGKLNLTAADYILGAILGFIKGMLFITIFYMILVIPSPSTQKVLNKALVYPLIKYNLKFSSKFLPESWKVFLKERNIEII is encoded by the coding sequence ATGATATGGTTTGATTATTTTGCCTTAGGATTTTTAGCTTATTTTGTTATAAGAGGGTTTTTATCTGGCTTTGTAAGAGTTATCTTTTCTTTTATAGGAATGATAGTCGCTTTTTTTTATTCTGGATGGCTTTCCCTAAAAATTAGTCCTTATGTAGGAGCTCTCACCACTTCCCATCCAAAAGTGTTACCTGTATTAAGCTTTATTGTAGCCTTTTTATTAATTTACTTTAGTTTTGTAATATTAGGATTTATTATTCTTAGTATTTTAGGAAAATTAAATTTAACTGCTGCAGATTACATTTTAGGTGCTATCTTAGGATTTATAAAGGGTATGCTTTTTATAACTATTTTTTATATGATTTTAGTTATACCTTCTCCTTCTACTCAAAAAGTTTTAAATAAAGCCTTAGTTTATCCTTTAATCAAATATAATCTAAAATTTTCCTCTAAATTTTTACCTGAAAGCTGGAAGGTTTTTCTTAAAGAAAGAAATATAGAAATAATTTAA
- the cysS gene encoding cysteine--tRNA ligase produces MENFKTLRIYNSLTKKIEDFIPLNPPKVTMYVCGITAYDSSHLGHARSAVIFDVFYRLLKYLGYEVIYVRNITDIDDKIINRSNKEGIPWKELTQKYIEEYEKVTQALGLLKPTYEPRASEHIPEIISLIEKLIEKGLAYQSNGDVYFEVTKFPSYGKLSGRKIEELIAGVRIEVSEKKKNPLDFALWKSAKPGEPFWESPWGKGRPGWHIECSAMALKYLGETIDIHGGGLDLIFPHHENEIAQSEGATEKQFARYFIHHGLITVKGEKMSKSLGNYVTMEYLLKTFHPEVIKAFLLSTHYRSPLDYREENIKNMEKAIYRFYETLYWLKKAQPLKEGLLSEKARKLEKGLKDFENNFISALLDDFNTALALGHLFSFENEIYNFITKTPNLTTEEVLLLEKIEKKIRDLSGKILGIGEREPDEFWNTERKRKLKIIKKDLKEIEDLVKKRESARKEKNFILADKIRDELKNLGIILKDTRTETFWYVE; encoded by the coding sequence ATGGAGAATTTTAAAACCTTAAGAATTTATAATTCCCTAACTAAAAAAATAGAAGATTTTATTCCTTTAAATCCTCCTAAGGTTACTATGTATGTTTGTGGAATTACTGCTTATGATTCTTCTCATCTTGGGCATGCGAGATCAGCTGTAATATTTGACGTATTTTATAGATTGCTTAAGTATCTTGGATATGAAGTAATATATGTAAGAAATATAACTGATATTGATGACAAAATCATAAATCGTTCAAATAAAGAAGGTATACCTTGGAAAGAATTAACTCAAAAGTATATAGAGGAATATGAAAAGGTTACCCAAGCTTTAGGACTTTTAAAACCTACTTACGAGCCCAGAGCCTCAGAACATATACCAGAGATTATAAGTTTAATAGAAAAACTTATTGAAAAAGGGCTTGCTTATCAAAGTAATGGAGATGTATATTTTGAGGTAACTAAATTCCCTTCTTATGGAAAACTTTCTGGAAGAAAAATTGAGGAATTAATTGCAGGGGTAAGAATTGAAGTTTCTGAAAAGAAAAAAAATCCTTTGGACTTTGCTTTATGGAAATCAGCAAAACCTGGAGAACCCTTTTGGGAAAGCCCTTGGGGGAAAGGTCGTCCTGGCTGGCATATAGAATGTTCAGCAATGGCTCTTAAATATTTAGGAGAAACCATAGACATTCATGGAGGTGGACTTGATCTCATCTTTCCTCATCATGAAAATGAAATCGCACAAAGTGAAGGAGCAACTGAAAAACAATTTGCAAGATACTTTATTCATCACGGTCTTATTACTGTTAAAGGCGAAAAAATGTCTAAAAGCCTCGGAAATTATGTAACTATGGAATATCTTTTAAAAACTTTTCATCCAGAAGTAATAAAAGCTTTTCTTCTTTCAACTCATTATAGAAGTCCCTTAGATTATAGAGAAGAAAATATAAAAAACATGGAAAAAGCAATTTATCGCTTCTATGAAACTTTATATTGGCTTAAAAAAGCTCAACCTTTAAAAGAAGGACTTCTTTCTGAAAAAGCAAGAAAATTAGAAAAAGGATTAAAGGATTTTGAAAACAATTTTATTTCTGCACTTCTTGATGATTTTAATACCGCCTTAGCTTTGGGACATTTATTTAGTTTTGAAAATGAAATTTATAATTTTATAACCAAAACTCCTAATTTAACCACAGAAGAGGTTCTCCTATTAGAAAAAATAGAAAAAAAGATAAGAGATCTTTCTGGAAAAATATTAGGAATTGGAGAAAGAGAACCTGATGAATTTTGGAATACAGAAAGAAAAAGAAAACTTAAAATTATTAAAAAGGACTTAAAGGAAATAGAAGACCTTGTGAAAAAAAGAGAATCTGCAAGAAAAGAAAAAAATTTTATTTTAGCTGATAAAATTAGAGACGAATTAAAAAATTTAGGTATAATTTTAAAAGATACAAGAACAGAAACTTTTTGGTATGTAGAATAA
- a CDS encoding ATP-binding protein: MPIRFSFVGKGGTGKTTLSAILIDFLIHKNKVPILAVDADPNFNLNELLGIEVETTLSEVRESLLKSEVPDFMSRYDYTEMKIHQILVENKYFDLLVIGYPETSGCYCPVHSFLSTALEKLMRAYSYIVIDNEAGMEHISRLNLTEMEHLIIVSDASIRGIFTAGRIVDLTKNLKIKAENIWLVVNLCPEDQKDELEKHVKEIIEKKEIKFLGFLPQDATLLEYELKRVPVFEWKSKLKSSAYELFEKLFD, from the coding sequence ATGCCTATTAGATTTTCTTTTGTAGGTAAGGGAGGTACTGGAAAAACTACTTTATCTGCAATTTTAATTGATTTCTTAATTCATAAAAATAAGGTTCCAATACTTGCTGTAGATGCAGATCCTAATTTCAATCTTAATGAGCTTTTAGGTATAGAGGTAGAAACTACTCTTAGTGAAGTAAGAGAAAGCCTGTTAAAGAGTGAAGTGCCAGATTTTATGTCTCGTTATGATTATACAGAAATGAAAATTCATCAAATTCTTGTAGAAAATAAATATTTTGATCTTTTAGTGATAGGTTATCCAGAAACTTCGGGATGTTATTGTCCTGTGCATAGTTTTCTTTCAACTGCTTTAGAAAAACTTATGCGTGCCTATTCTTATATAGTAATAGATAATGAAGCTGGAATGGAACATATTTCAAGGCTTAATCTTACAGAAATGGAACATCTTATAATAGTTTCAGATGCAAGTATAAGAGGTATCTTTACAGCTGGAAGAATTGTAGATTTAACTAAAAATTTAAAAATTAAAGCAGAAAATATATGGTTAGTAGTAAACTTATGCCCAGAAGACCAAAAAGATGAACTTGAAAAACATGTTAAAGAAATAATAGAAAAAAAAGAAATAAAATTTTTAGGCTTTCTTCCTCAAGATGCTACTCTTTTAGAATATGAGTTAAAGAGAGTACCTGTTTTTGAATGGAAAAGCAAGTTAAAATCTTCTGCTTACGAACTTTTTGAAAAACTTTTTGATTAG
- the cimA gene encoding citramalate synthase yields the protein MAKRKVEIYDTTLRDGAQAEEVNFSLEDKIRIALKLDEFKIDYIEGGWPGSNPKDLQFFKEIRNYNLKHAKIVAFGSTHHPKKNPETDENLKQLLLAKTPVVTIFGKSWTVHVKDALKVDLETNLEIISNSIRFLKANVKKVFYDAEHFFDGFKEDPDYAIETIKRAKSAGADCIILCDTNGGTLPFEMVEIIKEVKRRLGRGFNFGIHAHNDSECAVVNSLEAVRLGAVQVQGTINGIGERCGNANLCSIIPNLVLKMGYHCSCAENLHKLTEVSKYVFEIANLPHPSRLPFVGRSAFAHKGGVHVSAVLKSPRTYEHIDPLAVGNVRRVLVSELSGKSNIIYKAREFGIDLKMDSPLLNKIVEEIKNLEAEGYEFEAAEASLELLIYRLMGEPKQYFELLSYKVFDLKIDQHFPKAEATVLVRVPPGVGEVEHTAALGNGPVNALDNALRKALERFYPQIKEMELEDYKVRVLPGLPGTASKVRVLIISRSKDKKWGTVGVSTDILEASCQALIDSYTYKLFLDKKGN from the coding sequence ATGGCTAAAAGAAAAGTAGAAATTTACGATACTACTTTAAGAGATGGAGCACAAGCAGAAGAAGTTAATTTTTCCTTAGAAGATAAAATAAGAATTGCTTTAAAATTAGATGAATTTAAGATAGATTATATTGAAGGGGGGTGGCCTGGTTCAAACCCAAAGGATTTACAATTTTTTAAAGAAATTAGAAATTATAATTTAAAGCATGCAAAAATTGTTGCTTTTGGAAGCACCCATCATCCTAAAAAAAATCCAGAAACAGACGAAAATTTAAAACAACTTCTACTTGCTAAAACACCTGTAGTTACTATCTTTGGGAAATCTTGGACTGTTCATGTAAAAGATGCTCTAAAAGTTGATTTAGAAACCAATTTAGAAATTATTTCAAATTCAATAAGGTTTTTAAAAGCAAATGTTAAAAAGGTTTTTTATGATGCAGAACACTTTTTTGATGGATTTAAAGAAGATCCAGATTATGCTATAGAAACCATAAAAAGAGCAAAATCTGCTGGTGCAGACTGTATTATCCTTTGTGACACTAATGGAGGAACTCTTCCTTTTGAGATGGTAGAAATTATAAAAGAAGTTAAGAGGAGATTAGGAAGGGGTTTTAATTTTGGAATCCATGCTCATAATGATTCAGAATGTGCAGTAGTAAATAGTTTAGAAGCTGTTAGATTAGGTGCTGTCCAGGTTCAGGGAACCATAAATGGTATTGGTGAAAGATGTGGAAATGCGAATCTTTGTTCTATTATTCCGAATCTTGTTTTAAAAATGGGATATCATTGTAGTTGTGCAGAAAATTTACATAAATTAACTGAGGTTTCTAAATATGTTTTTGAGATAGCAAATCTTCCTCATCCTTCACGTCTTCCTTTTGTAGGAAGATCAGCTTTTGCTCATAAAGGTGGAGTCCATGTATCTGCAGTTCTTAAATCACCAAGAACTTACGAACATATAGATCCTTTAGCAGTAGGCAATGTAAGAAGAGTTTTAGTTTCAGAACTTTCAGGGAAAAGCAATATCATTTATAAAGCAAGAGAATTTGGGATTGATCTTAAAATGGACAGTCCTCTTTTAAACAAAATAGTTGAAGAGATCAAAAACTTAGAGGCTGAAGGATATGAATTTGAAGCTGCTGAGGCATCCTTAGAACTTCTCATTTATAGATTGATGGGAGAACCAAAACAATATTTTGAACTTTTAAGCTATAAAGTTTTTGATTTAAAAATAGATCAACACTTTCCAAAAGCAGAGGCAACAGTTTTAGTAAGAGTTCCTCCAGGAGTAGGAGAAGTTGAACATACTGCTGCTTTAGGAAACGGACCTGTTAATGCCCTTGATAATGCTTTGAGAAAAGCTTTAGAAAGATTTTATCCTCAAATAAAAGAAATGGAATTAGAAGATTATAAAGTAAGAGTTTTACCTGGTCTTCCAGGAACTGCTTCTAAAGTAAGGGTTCTTATTATCTCCAGAAGTAAAGACAAAAAATGGGGAACAGTAGGTGTATCTACAGATATTCTTGAAGCAAGCTGTCAAGCTTTAATAGATTCTTATACTTATAAACTTTTTCTTGACAAAAAGGGAAACTAA
- a CDS encoding aspartate kinase has protein sequence MLIVQKYGGTSVANLERIRAVAERIINYKKQGHDLVVVVSAMAGETDRLINLAKQIMENPPLRELDLLISTGEQVSSALLSIMLHSFGYPAVALLGYQVPIYTTELYTKAKIKEIKTEKIKDYLSKGYIVIVAGFQGVTETGDITTLGRGGSDTTAVALAAALGADLCEIYTDVEGVFTADPRIVSNAKKLKKISYEEMLEMASSGAKVLEMRSVELAMIYKVPLVVRSSFTDAEGTLIIEEDEEMEKVVVSGITYSRNEARISIYGVPDRPGVAAKIFRPIAEKGIIVDMIIQTSHPDGKADITFTVPRTDYKQALEIIEKVAKELNAERVEGDDKIAKVSIVGAGMRTHYGVATKMFETLAKHGINIMMISTSEIKISCVIDEKYTELAVRALHEAFNLGEELFVKEEKIG, from the coding sequence ATGTTAATAGTACAAAAATATGGTGGGACTTCAGTTGCTAATTTAGAAAGGATAAGAGCTGTAGCTGAAAGAATTATTAACTATAAAAAACAAGGACATGATCTGGTGGTAGTTGTTTCTGCAATGGCTGGAGAAACTGATAGACTTATAAATTTAGCTAAACAAATAATGGAAAATCCACCTTTAAGAGAGCTCGATCTTCTCATTTCTACTGGTGAACAGGTAAGTTCTGCTCTCCTTTCCATAATGCTTCATAGCTTCGGTTATCCTGCTGTCGCTTTATTAGGTTATCAAGTTCCTATCTATACTACTGAACTTTATACAAAAGCTAAAATTAAAGAGATAAAAACAGAAAAAATAAAAGACTACCTTTCAAAGGGATATATTGTAATTGTTGCAGGATTTCAGGGAGTTACAGAAACAGGTGATATTACTACCTTAGGTAGAGGGGGTTCTGATACTACTGCAGTTGCACTTGCTGCAGCTTTAGGAGCTGATCTTTGCGAAATTTATACAGATGTAGAAGGTGTTTTTACTGCTGATCCCAGAATTGTAAGTAATGCTAAAAAATTAAAGAAAATTTCTTATGAAGAAATGTTAGAAATGGCAAGTAGTGGTGCTAAAGTTTTAGAAATGAGATCTGTCGAACTTGCTATGATTTACAAGGTGCCACTTGTTGTAAGATCAAGTTTTACTGATGCAGAAGGGACTTTAATAATTGAGGAGGATGAAGAAATGGAAAAAGTAGTTGTTTCAGGAATTACTTATAGTAGAAATGAGGCACGAATAAGTATTTATGGGGTCCCAGATAGACCTGGAGTTGCTGCTAAAATTTTTAGACCTATTGCAGAAAAAGGAATTATCGTAGATATGATTATACAAACTTCTCATCCAGATGGAAAAGCTGATATTACTTTTACTGTTCCAAGAACAGATTATAAGCAAGCTTTGGAAATTATTGAAAAGGTTGCTAAGGAACTAAATGCTGAAAGGGTTGAAGGAGATGATAAAATAGCAAAAGTTTCTATAGTTGGTGCAGGAATGAGAACTCATTATGGAGTTGCAACTAAGATGTTTGAAACCCTTGCAAAACATGGTATAAATATTATGATGATCTCTACTTCTGAGATAAAAATTTCTTGTGTAATAGATGAAAAATATACTGAATTAGCTGTAAGAGCTTTACATGAAGCTTTTAATTTAGGAGAGGAACTTTTTGTTAAGGAGGAAAAAATCGGATAA
- a CDS encoding J domain-containing protein, which produces MFTKSKWEEIEEARKILKLPKKTTRKEIIENYRKLAKEYHPDHGGSEELIKKLNYAYEILMEYCDNYLIDLEAKEIDLDPKDWWLNRFGEDPIWGKKR; this is translated from the coding sequence ATGTTTACTAAAAGTAAATGGGAAGAAATTGAAGAAGCAAGAAAAATTTTAAAACTTCCCAAAAAAACTACCAGAAAGGAAATTATTGAAAATTACAGAAAATTAGCAAAAGAGTATCATCCTGATCATGGAGGAAGTGAAGAATTAATAAAGAAGCTTAATTATGCCTATGAAATTCTTATGGAATATTGCGATAATTATTTAATTGATTTAGAAGCTAAAGAAATTGATTTGGATCCAAAAGATTGGTGGTTAAATAGATTTGGAGAAGATCCTATTTGGGGTAAAAAGAGGTAG
- a CDS encoding Slp family lipoprotein — MFRSLLLLVSLVLILQGCATLPKEFSEIPVKKEINLSQVLSSPENYKGSQILWGGRIVSCFNKEDFTLLEIVQFPLDLEGKPQADTSSEGRFLVETPKFLDCAIYTPGKLITVAGVFKELRDGKIGEKSYKFPVLEGKAFHLWKEEFRVQIETYPHYFWWCPYWYPLWYYPCFCP; from the coding sequence ATGTTTAGGAGTTTACTTTTATTAGTTAGTTTGGTTCTTATTCTTCAGGGATGTGCTACTTTACCAAAAGAATTTAGCGAAATCCCAGTTAAAAAAGAGATTAACCTATCTCAGGTTTTAAGTTCTCCTGAAAATTATAAAGGCTCTCAAATCTTATGGGGTGGAAGAATTGTAAGCTGTTTTAATAAAGAAGACTTTACTCTCTTAGAAATAGTTCAATTTCCTTTAGATTTAGAAGGGAAACCACAAGCTGATACTTCATCTGAGGGTAGATTTTTAGTTGAAACTCCCAAATTTTTAGACTGTGCTATTTATACTCCCGGGAAACTAATTACCGTTGCTGGAGTTTTTAAAGAATTAAGAGATGGAAAAATTGGAGAAAAATCTTATAAATTCCCAGTTCTTGAAGGAAAAGCCTTTCACCTTTGGAAAGAAGAATTTAGAGTTCAAATAGAAACCTATCCACATTATTTTTGGTGGTGTCCTTATTGGTATCCATTATGGTATTATCCCTGTTTTTGCCCTTAA
- a CDS encoding TonB-dependent receptor has translation MGKKFLIKSIILGLITNFLLPIPVIGEEVKEEKVKKAEELPEVVVTGEKIITPTKETAETVFTGTGITKKGIELSGEKGSSNVWSVLNFLPGVLFESPDPTGISSTQRTIIIRGVSGSLGTMSVEGVPVYGGNPIGPREYIFDLDNLETINVYKGVSPVDLGTGAGTRGGTVELKPKWAKDKLGFEFKQSLGMNDYTKTYARIDSGKITPLGTKFSLSYSYTEADKWRGKGEIGPRNNVNFTFVQPIGDRINIKFWANYNDIKHHKYASLSYQDAKRDRWLDYNEDFTGDPQKDWYYYKYQKIGWTNYDYYGFIDVKLLDSLMLQLKPYYRDEEKDDWSGNSRIPGPGGQRPGLTWSGWEVKRKGILTQLIFDFKLVKGILGYNYERQEWDDRPSKNYWLNPDGSLTFIGWGRFTKSISDGFSSSPYFKLSGNIGKLNWQGGIAYIKKKDGKSEGYITQYNGTTPYLVREPKLDYGGRSYSAWVPSFGLSYAFNDKIEVYTSFGKTFQTPYMYMPIVNLYYRLYNKFKKMGITLDDLFNDYKCEETYNWDLGLRFRTEKFELYPTIFYSKHKNLNTPFTPGWKDPDDPTKPLIDPQTGRPVSFNTFIGKAKGYGFELASTFYLTDKIAFFFNPSYVKMKYDGDIVSGGTVYPVDGKQVIGVPERMLTTGLIARYKGFEITPRFRYVGSYYGDFARTEKVAGYEVFDFLVSYNKEEIKSLRLKNVRLSLEIDNLFDRRYIFGTSNSYYPGVPFTVFGSISFSF, from the coding sequence ATGGGAAAAAAGTTTTTGATAAAATCCATAATTTTAGGATTAATAACAAATTTTTTACTTCCTATTCCAGTTATAGGGGAGGAGGTAAAGGAGGAAAAGGTTAAGAAGGCTGAGGAGCTTCCTGAGGTTGTGGTTACTGGTGAAAAAATTATTACTCCTACCAAAGAAACTGCAGAAACTGTCTTTACAGGAACAGGAATTACTAAAAAGGGAATTGAACTTTCAGGAGAGAAGGGAAGTAGCAACGTATGGTCTGTCTTAAATTTTTTACCTGGGGTACTTTTTGAAAGCCCTGATCCAACAGGTATATCTTCTACCCAAAGGACTATTATCATAAGAGGGGTAAGCGGGTCTTTGGGTACTATGTCTGTTGAGGGGGTTCCTGTTTATGGAGGGAACCCTATTGGTCCAAGGGAGTATATTTTTGATTTAGACAACCTTGAGACGATCAATGTTTATAAAGGGGTTAGTCCTGTTGACCTTGGGACAGGCGCTGGGACAAGAGGTGGAACGGTTGAGCTAAAACCTAAATGGGCAAAAGATAAGTTAGGGTTTGAGTTTAAACAAAGCTTAGGTATGAATGATTATACTAAGACCTATGCAAGGATAGATTCAGGGAAAATAACCCCTTTAGGAACAAAATTTTCTCTTTCCTATTCTTATACTGAAGCAGACAAATGGAGAGGAAAAGGAGAAATAGGTCCGAGAAATAATGTAAACTTTACTTTTGTTCAGCCAATAGGAGATAGAATTAACATAAAGTTTTGGGCAAATTATAACGATATTAAGCATCACAAATATGCTTCCCTTTCTTATCAAGATGCTAAAAGGGATAGATGGTTAGACTATAATGAAGACTTTACAGGTGATCCCCAAAAAGACTGGTATTATTACAAGTACCAGAAAATCGGATGGACAAACTATGACTATTATGGTTTTATAGATGTAAAGTTGTTAGATAGCCTTATGCTTCAATTGAAACCCTATTACAGAGATGAAGAGAAAGATGATTGGAGTGGAAACTCAAGGATACCAGGTCCTGGAGGGCAAAGACCAGGATTAACCTGGAGTGGATGGGAGGTTAAAAGAAAGGGAATCTTAACTCAGCTTATTTTTGATTTTAAGTTGGTTAAAGGTATTTTAGGTTATAATTATGAACGTCAAGAATGGGATGATAGACCTTCAAAAAACTATTGGTTAAACCCTGACGGTAGTTTGACTTTTATTGGATGGGGTAGGTTTACAAAAAGCATCTCAGATGGCTTTTCTTCAAGTCCTTATTTTAAGCTCTCAGGAAATATTGGTAAATTAAATTGGCAGGGAGGAATAGCATATATAAAGAAAAAAGATGGTAAAAGCGAAGGGTACATTACTCAATATAACGGAACAACCCCTTACTTAGTAAGAGAACCGAAACTTGATTATGGTGGGAGAAGTTATTCTGCCTGGGTTCCTTCCTTTGGTCTTTCTTATGCTTTTAACGATAAGATAGAAGTCTATACAAGCTTTGGCAAAACCTTTCAAACACCTTATATGTATATGCCGATAGTAAATCTTTATTACCGTCTCTATAATAAGTTTAAAAAGATGGGTATAACCTTAGATGACCTTTTTAACGATTACAAATGCGAAGAAACCTATAATTGGGATTTGGGATTAAGATTTAGAACAGAAAAATTTGAGCTATATCCTACTATTTTTTATTCGAAGCATAAGAATTTAAATACCCCATTTACCCCGGGATGGAAAGACCCAGATGATCCGACAAAACCTTTAATCGACCCTCAAACTGGAAGACCTGTAAGTTTTAATACTTTCATCGGTAAGGCAAAAGGTTATGGGTTTGAGCTTGCTTCAACCTTTTATTTAACGGATAAAATTGCCTTTTTCTTTAACCCATCTTATGTGAAGATGAAATATGATGGAGATATTGTGAGCGGTGGGACGGTTTATCCTGTTGATGGAAAACAGGTAATAGGTGTGCCCGAACGGATGTTAACCACTGGGCTCATAGCAAGGTATAAAGGCTTTGAAATAACCCCCAGATTTAGGTATGTAGGTAGTTACTATGGAGATTTTGCACGCACTGAAAAGGTTGCAGGATACGAAGTTTTTGATTTCTTAGTTTCTTACAACAAAGAGGAGATAAAGAGCCTTAGACTTAAAAACGTAAGATTAAGTCTTGAGATTGATAATCTTTTTGATAGAAGATATATTTTTGGTACCTCAAATAGTTATTATCCAGGGGTGCCCTTTACTGTATTTGGCTCAATATCTTTTAGTTTTTAA
- a CDS encoding SAM-dependent methyltransferase, translating into MKKFRKILLLSLCFLVFSFSIAQAEGKLYLVSTGVGDLDNLTLRAYEVIKKADIVFCSKWTCERVKDLIKGKEVYDAGFGIFHLFYRKDKETPSSEIKAHEFNIEEKKKELEKITKIIREAVKQGKIVAVLEDGDPTIYGPHIWYMEAFKDLNPEIIPGVSCFNAANAAIKRSITGGRAKSVTLASGFSELESLAKTGTNLVIFTMRIKDITKVLKKIEKYYSPKTKVIFMLYAGYKDKERVITGTFEDIYEKIKNIQLPFEYLVYVGDFGEI; encoded by the coding sequence ATGAAAAAATTCAGAAAAATTTTACTTTTAAGTCTTTGTTTTTTGGTTTTCAGTTTTTCTATAGCCCAGGCAGAGGGTAAACTTTATCTGGTTAGCACTGGTGTGGGAGACCTTGATAATCTAACTTTAAGAGCTTATGAGGTTATCAAAAAAGCTGATATCGTTTTTTGCAGTAAGTGGACTTGTGAGAGGGTAAAGGATTTGATCAAAGGAAAAGAAGTTTATGACGCAGGGTTTGGAATTTTTCATCTCTTTTATCGAAAAGACAAAGAAACCCCTTCGTCTGAGATAAAAGCTCATGAGTTTAACATAGAAGAAAAAAAGAAAGAGCTTGAAAAGATAACCAAGATAATAAGAGAGGCGGTAAAACAAGGTAAAATTGTAGCTGTACTTGAAGACGGAGACCCAACCATTTATGGTCCTCACATCTGGTATATGGAGGCTTTTAAAGATCTTAATCCAGAAATTATACCTGGTGTAAGCTGTTTTAACGCCGCAAACGCAGCCATAAAAAGAAGTATTACCGGAGGAAGGGCAAAAAGTGTAACCCTTGCTTCTGGTTTTTCTGAGCTTGAAAGCCTTGCTAAAACAGGAACTAACCTTGTTATTTTTACCATGAGAATAAAAGATATCACAAAAGTTTTAAAAAAGATTGAAAAATATTATTCACCTAAGACCAAAGTAATTTTTATGCTTTATGCAGGCTATAAAGATAAGGAAAGAGTTATAACGGGAACCTTTGAAGACATTTACGAAAAAATTAAAAATATCCAACTACCTTTTGAATACTTAGTTTATGTGGGGGACTTTGGTGAAATCTAA